Proteins encoded together in one Anguilla anguilla isolate fAngAng1 chromosome 9, fAngAng1.pri, whole genome shotgun sequence window:
- the aifm1 gene encoding apoptosis-inducing factor 1, mitochondrial isoform X1 → MLKCKAVWQKLAPLARDSSTLCRQNMKRTVLKCGCRPTLVPRAQMSSKIPGGENMAYYILVGGTFLGAGYYAYKTLSGDKRRYEERITEMSSRSSPLSGEQPMTFLQPELKEEAEPSEEPEAQIVEEGAAVESEAPVLEGGEPQEQTAEGAAAAEEEGAAPPGPEEPTAPSETVELTETQEPVEVSHSLTVESEATLATETAAEEAPEEIAGPAVEMEPALSDQPVPEEPPAPLPPPVVESEPAPEAPPHAEEPAEPPSAPAIQSEPEPAPTPVLETIADQPSTPKVESEPALAAAPISEEPPVEHSKAAPASEPAPEPAPVEHAEPAASSVQSEPALVAESAPAESAEQPPSPASQSAPAAEDSAADPLGPEPVAAEPVAAEPVAAEPSATEPVAAEPLAAESPAAEAVAALPEIPAHAPYLLIGGGTASFAAARSIRARDPGARVLIVTEEPDLPYMRPPLSKELWFSDDPTATETLRFKQWNGKERSIYFQPPSFYVSPQDLPKVENGGVAVLTSKKVVHMDVRGNKVRLDDDTEISYDKCLIATGGIPRNMQVIERAGEEVRKKVTLFRRISDFKSLEKIAREVKSITIIGGGFLGSELACALGRKSNESGLEVVQMFPEKGNMGKVLPEYLSNWTTEKVKREGVNVITDALVKNVSFKDDRVEIKLKDGRMVTTDHIVAAVGLEPSVELAKSAGLEVDADFGGFRVNAELQARSNIWVAGDAACFYDIRLGRRRVEHHDHAVVSGRLAGENMTGANKPYWHQSMFWSDLGPDVGYEAIGIVDSSLPTVGVFAKATAKDTPRAATEISGTGIRSESETEAVASRVMPINPTVPLAPQQGDDYGKGVIFYLRDKVVVGIILWNVFNRMPIARKIIKDGEEHADLNEVAKLFNIHED, encoded by the exons ATGCTGAAGTGCAAAGCAGTGTGGCAAAAGTTGGCTCCGCTGGCCAGAGACTCGTCAACTTTATGTCGGCAAAATATGAAGAGAACAG TTTTGAAATGCGGGTGCAGGCCAACATTAGTTCCAAGGGCCCAGATGTCGTCAAAGATTCCTGGTGGAGAGAACATGGCATATTATATACTCGTGGGAGGAACTTTTCTTGGTGCGGGATACTAT GCATACAAAACACTTTCTGGAGATAAGAGAAGATATGAGGAGAGAATTACAGAAATGTCTTCAAGATCAAGTCCCCTGTCCGGAGAGCAGCCAATGACATTTCTACAGCCTGAACTTAAAG AAGAAGCTGAACCTTCAGAAG AGCCTGAGGCACAAATCGTCGAAGAAGGTGCCGCGGTGGAGAGCGAGGCTCCCGTTTTAGAAGGAGGAGAACCTCAGGAGCAGACTGCAGAGGGGGCGGCAGCCGCAGAAGAGGAGGGCGCAGCGCCCCCCGGCCCGGAGGAGCCCACGGCCCCTAGCGAAACGGTCGAATTGACCGAAACTCAAG AGCCTGTAGAAGTGTCACATTCCCTCACAGTGGAGAGCG AAGCCACGCTTGCCACGGAAACGGCTGCTGAAGAAGCGCCTGAGGAGATTGCTGGCCCTGCAGTTGAGATGG AACCAGCGCTATCGGACCAGCCCGTCCCAGAGGAACCGCCAGCACCCCTTCCCCCGCCGGTGGTGGAGAGTG AACCTGCTCCTGAAGCCCCACCCCATGCAGAAGAACCAGCGGAACCTCCTTCTGCACCAGCCATCCAGAGCG AACCAGAACCTGCACCAACACCAGTGTTAGAAACAATAGCAGATCAGCCATCCACACCTAAGGTAGAGAGTG AACCTGCCCTGGCCGCCGCGCCCATCTCAGAAGAACCCCCAGTGGAGCATTCTAAAGCAGCCCCCGCTAGCG AACCCGCACCGGAACCCGCCCCCGTGGAGCACGCGGAACCTGCCGCGTCCTCGGTGCAGAGCG AACCTGCCCTCGTAGCAGAGAGTGCTCCGGCGGAGTCAGCAGAGCAGCCCCCATCACCCGCGTCACAGAGTG CTCCGGCGGCAGAAGATTCGGCGGCGGACCCTCTGGGACCGGAACCTGTGGCAGCAGAACCTGTGGCAGCAGAACCTGTGGCGGCGGAACCCTCGGCAACGGAGCCTGTGGCGGCGGAACCTCTGGCAGCGGAATCGCCGGCCGCCGAAGCGGTCGCCGCCCTCCCCGAAATCCCTGCCCACGCTCCCTACCTGCTGATCGGGGGTGGCACCGCCTCCTTTGCTGCCGCCAGGTCCATTCGGGCCCGGGATCCCGGAGCCAGG GTGCTGATCGTTACTGAAGAGCCGGACCTGCCGTACATGCGACCTCCGCTCTCCAAGGAGCTCTGGTTCTCCGATGACCCCACCGCCACGGAAACCCTTCGATTCAAGCAGTGGAACGGCAAAGAGAGAAG TATCTATTTCCAGCCTCCCTCATTCTACGTCAGTCCTCAGGATTTGCCAAAGGTTGAAAATGGTGGTGTGGCTGTTCTCACCAGCAAAAAG GTGGTGCACATGGATGTGAGAGGAAACAAAGTGCGTCTGGACGACGACACTGAGATCTCCTACGACAAGTGCCTGATCGCCACAG gtGGAATACCACGAAACATGCAGGTCATTGAGAGGGCAGGGGAAGAAGTGAGAAAGAAGGTTACTCTGTTCCGGAGG ATAAGTGACTTCAAATCCTTGGAGAAAATTGCCAGGGAGGTCAAGTCGATCACCATCATTGGAGGAGGATTCCTTGGAAGTGAACTGGCTTGTGCTCTGGGCAGGAAAT CAAATGAATCTGGCTTGGAGGTCGTCCAGATGTTCCCAGAGAAGGGTAACATGGGCAAGGTCCTTCCAGAGTATCTGAGCAACTGGACAACGGAGAAAGTGAAGAGAG AGGGGGTAAACGTCATTACGGATGCACTTGTGAAGAACGTCAGCTTCAAGGACGACAGAGTGGAAATCAAGCTGAAGGATGGGCGAATG GTGACGACTGATCACATCGTAGCTGCTGTTGGGCTGGAGCCCAGTGTGGAGCTTGCCAAATCGGCAGGTCTGGAGGTGGATGCGGACTTTGGAGGGTTCAGAGTCAACGCTGAACTGCAAGCTCGCTCCAATATTTGGGTG GCTGGTGACGCTGCCTGCTTCTATGACATCAGACTAGGCCGCCGGCGTGTGGAGCACCATGACCACGCGGTGGTTAGCGGCAGGCTCGCCGGAGAGAATATGACCGGGGCTAACAAACCCTACTGGCACCAGTCCATGTTCTG GAGTGACCTTGGCCCTGATGTGGGCTACGAAGCCATTGGGATTGTAGACAGCAGCCTCCCCACAGTCGGAGTATTTGCCAAAGCCACTGCTAAAGATACCCCCAGAGCTGCAACAGAGATATCAG GAACTGGAATTCGTTCTGAGAGCGAGACCGAAGCTGTCGCCAGCAGAGTGATGCCTATAAACCCGACTGTCCCGCTGGCTCCGCAGCAGGGAGATGACTACGGGAAGGGAGTGATCTTCTACCTGCGTGACAAGGTGGTGGTGGGAATAATCCTGTGGAACGTCTTCAACAGAATGCCCATCGCTAGGAAG ATCATAAAAGATGGAGAAGAGCATGCCGATCTGAATGAGGTCGCCAAGCTTTTCAACATTCACGAAGACTGA
- the aifm1 gene encoding apoptosis-inducing factor 1, mitochondrial isoform X6, with the protein MLKCKAVWQKLAPLARDSSTLCRQNMKRTVLKCGCRPTLVPRAQMSSKIPGGENMAYYILVGGTFLGAGYYAYKTLSGDKRRYEERITEMSSRSSPLSGEQPMTFLQPELKEEAEPSEEPEAQIVEEGAAVESEAPVLEGGEPQEQTAEGAAAAEEEGAAPPGPEEPTAPSETVELTETQAPAAEDSAADPLGPEPVAAEPVAAEPVAAEPSATEPVAAEPLAAESPAAEAVAALPEIPAHAPYLLIGGGTASFAAARSIRARDPGARVLIVTEEPDLPYMRPPLSKELWFSDDPTATETLRFKQWNGKERSIYFQPPSFYVSPQDLPKVENGGVAVLTSKKVVHMDVRGNKVRLDDDTEISYDKCLIATGGIPRNMQVIERAGEEVRKKVTLFRRISDFKSLEKIAREVKSITIIGGGFLGSELACALGRKSNESGLEVVQMFPEKGNMGKVLPEYLSNWTTEKVKREGVNVITDALVKNVSFKDDRVEIKLKDGRMVTTDHIVAAVGLEPSVELAKSAGLEVDADFGGFRVNAELQARSNIWVAGDAACFYDIRLGRRRVEHHDHAVVSGRLAGENMTGANKPYWHQSMFWSDLGPDVGYEAIGIVDSSLPTVGVFAKATAKDTPRAATEISGTGIRSESETEAVASRVMPINPTVPLAPQQGDDYGKGVIFYLRDKVVVGIILWNVFNRMPIARKIIKDGEEHADLNEVAKLFNIHED; encoded by the exons ATGCTGAAGTGCAAAGCAGTGTGGCAAAAGTTGGCTCCGCTGGCCAGAGACTCGTCAACTTTATGTCGGCAAAATATGAAGAGAACAG TTTTGAAATGCGGGTGCAGGCCAACATTAGTTCCAAGGGCCCAGATGTCGTCAAAGATTCCTGGTGGAGAGAACATGGCATATTATATACTCGTGGGAGGAACTTTTCTTGGTGCGGGATACTAT GCATACAAAACACTTTCTGGAGATAAGAGAAGATATGAGGAGAGAATTACAGAAATGTCTTCAAGATCAAGTCCCCTGTCCGGAGAGCAGCCAATGACATTTCTACAGCCTGAACTTAAAG AAGAAGCTGAACCTTCAGAAG AGCCTGAGGCACAAATCGTCGAAGAAGGTGCCGCGGTGGAGAGCGAGGCTCCCGTTTTAGAAGGAGGAGAACCTCAGGAGCAGACTGCAGAGGGGGCGGCAGCCGCAGAAGAGGAGGGCGCAGCGCCCCCCGGCCCGGAGGAGCCCACGGCCCCTAGCGAAACGGTCGAATTGACCGAAACTCAAG CTCCGGCGGCAGAAGATTCGGCGGCGGACCCTCTGGGACCGGAACCTGTGGCAGCAGAACCTGTGGCAGCAGAACCTGTGGCGGCGGAACCCTCGGCAACGGAGCCTGTGGCGGCGGAACCTCTGGCAGCGGAATCGCCGGCCGCCGAAGCGGTCGCCGCCCTCCCCGAAATCCCTGCCCACGCTCCCTACCTGCTGATCGGGGGTGGCACCGCCTCCTTTGCTGCCGCCAGGTCCATTCGGGCCCGGGATCCCGGAGCCAGG GTGCTGATCGTTACTGAAGAGCCGGACCTGCCGTACATGCGACCTCCGCTCTCCAAGGAGCTCTGGTTCTCCGATGACCCCACCGCCACGGAAACCCTTCGATTCAAGCAGTGGAACGGCAAAGAGAGAAG TATCTATTTCCAGCCTCCCTCATTCTACGTCAGTCCTCAGGATTTGCCAAAGGTTGAAAATGGTGGTGTGGCTGTTCTCACCAGCAAAAAG GTGGTGCACATGGATGTGAGAGGAAACAAAGTGCGTCTGGACGACGACACTGAGATCTCCTACGACAAGTGCCTGATCGCCACAG gtGGAATACCACGAAACATGCAGGTCATTGAGAGGGCAGGGGAAGAAGTGAGAAAGAAGGTTACTCTGTTCCGGAGG ATAAGTGACTTCAAATCCTTGGAGAAAATTGCCAGGGAGGTCAAGTCGATCACCATCATTGGAGGAGGATTCCTTGGAAGTGAACTGGCTTGTGCTCTGGGCAGGAAAT CAAATGAATCTGGCTTGGAGGTCGTCCAGATGTTCCCAGAGAAGGGTAACATGGGCAAGGTCCTTCCAGAGTATCTGAGCAACTGGACAACGGAGAAAGTGAAGAGAG AGGGGGTAAACGTCATTACGGATGCACTTGTGAAGAACGTCAGCTTCAAGGACGACAGAGTGGAAATCAAGCTGAAGGATGGGCGAATG GTGACGACTGATCACATCGTAGCTGCTGTTGGGCTGGAGCCCAGTGTGGAGCTTGCCAAATCGGCAGGTCTGGAGGTGGATGCGGACTTTGGAGGGTTCAGAGTCAACGCTGAACTGCAAGCTCGCTCCAATATTTGGGTG GCTGGTGACGCTGCCTGCTTCTATGACATCAGACTAGGCCGCCGGCGTGTGGAGCACCATGACCACGCGGTGGTTAGCGGCAGGCTCGCCGGAGAGAATATGACCGGGGCTAACAAACCCTACTGGCACCAGTCCATGTTCTG GAGTGACCTTGGCCCTGATGTGGGCTACGAAGCCATTGGGATTGTAGACAGCAGCCTCCCCACAGTCGGAGTATTTGCCAAAGCCACTGCTAAAGATACCCCCAGAGCTGCAACAGAGATATCAG GAACTGGAATTCGTTCTGAGAGCGAGACCGAAGCTGTCGCCAGCAGAGTGATGCCTATAAACCCGACTGTCCCGCTGGCTCCGCAGCAGGGAGATGACTACGGGAAGGGAGTGATCTTCTACCTGCGTGACAAGGTGGTGGTGGGAATAATCCTGTGGAACGTCTTCAACAGAATGCCCATCGCTAGGAAG ATCATAAAAGATGGAGAAGAGCATGCCGATCTGAATGAGGTCGCCAAGCTTTTCAACATTCACGAAGACTGA
- the aifm1 gene encoding apoptosis-inducing factor 1, mitochondrial isoform X7, whose product MLKCKAVWQKLAPLARDSSTLCRQNMKRTVLKCGCRPTLVPRAQMSSKIPGGENMAYYILVGGTFLGAGYYAYKTLSGDKRRYEERITEMSSRSSPLSGEQPMTFLQPELKEEAEPSEEPALVAESAPAESAEQPPSPASQSAPAAEDSAADPLGPEPVAAEPVAAEPVAAEPSATEPVAAEPLAAESPAAEAVAALPEIPAHAPYLLIGGGTASFAAARSIRARDPGARVLIVTEEPDLPYMRPPLSKELWFSDDPTATETLRFKQWNGKERSIYFQPPSFYVSPQDLPKVENGGVAVLTSKKVVHMDVRGNKVRLDDDTEISYDKCLIATGGIPRNMQVIERAGEEVRKKVTLFRRISDFKSLEKIAREVKSITIIGGGFLGSELACALGRKSNESGLEVVQMFPEKGNMGKVLPEYLSNWTTEKVKREGVNVITDALVKNVSFKDDRVEIKLKDGRMVTTDHIVAAVGLEPSVELAKSAGLEVDADFGGFRVNAELQARSNIWVAGDAACFYDIRLGRRRVEHHDHAVVSGRLAGENMTGANKPYWHQSMFWSDLGPDVGYEAIGIVDSSLPTVGVFAKATAKDTPRAATEISGTGIRSESETEAVASRVMPINPTVPLAPQQGDDYGKGVIFYLRDKVVVGIILWNVFNRMPIARKIIKDGEEHADLNEVAKLFNIHED is encoded by the exons ATGCTGAAGTGCAAAGCAGTGTGGCAAAAGTTGGCTCCGCTGGCCAGAGACTCGTCAACTTTATGTCGGCAAAATATGAAGAGAACAG TTTTGAAATGCGGGTGCAGGCCAACATTAGTTCCAAGGGCCCAGATGTCGTCAAAGATTCCTGGTGGAGAGAACATGGCATATTATATACTCGTGGGAGGAACTTTTCTTGGTGCGGGATACTAT GCATACAAAACACTTTCTGGAGATAAGAGAAGATATGAGGAGAGAATTACAGAAATGTCTTCAAGATCAAGTCCCCTGTCCGGAGAGCAGCCAATGACATTTCTACAGCCTGAACTTAAAG AAGAAGCTGAACCTTCAGAAG AACCTGCCCTCGTAGCAGAGAGTGCTCCGGCGGAGTCAGCAGAGCAGCCCCCATCACCCGCGTCACAGAGTG CTCCGGCGGCAGAAGATTCGGCGGCGGACCCTCTGGGACCGGAACCTGTGGCAGCAGAACCTGTGGCAGCAGAACCTGTGGCGGCGGAACCCTCGGCAACGGAGCCTGTGGCGGCGGAACCTCTGGCAGCGGAATCGCCGGCCGCCGAAGCGGTCGCCGCCCTCCCCGAAATCCCTGCCCACGCTCCCTACCTGCTGATCGGGGGTGGCACCGCCTCCTTTGCTGCCGCCAGGTCCATTCGGGCCCGGGATCCCGGAGCCAGG GTGCTGATCGTTACTGAAGAGCCGGACCTGCCGTACATGCGACCTCCGCTCTCCAAGGAGCTCTGGTTCTCCGATGACCCCACCGCCACGGAAACCCTTCGATTCAAGCAGTGGAACGGCAAAGAGAGAAG TATCTATTTCCAGCCTCCCTCATTCTACGTCAGTCCTCAGGATTTGCCAAAGGTTGAAAATGGTGGTGTGGCTGTTCTCACCAGCAAAAAG GTGGTGCACATGGATGTGAGAGGAAACAAAGTGCGTCTGGACGACGACACTGAGATCTCCTACGACAAGTGCCTGATCGCCACAG gtGGAATACCACGAAACATGCAGGTCATTGAGAGGGCAGGGGAAGAAGTGAGAAAGAAGGTTACTCTGTTCCGGAGG ATAAGTGACTTCAAATCCTTGGAGAAAATTGCCAGGGAGGTCAAGTCGATCACCATCATTGGAGGAGGATTCCTTGGAAGTGAACTGGCTTGTGCTCTGGGCAGGAAAT CAAATGAATCTGGCTTGGAGGTCGTCCAGATGTTCCCAGAGAAGGGTAACATGGGCAAGGTCCTTCCAGAGTATCTGAGCAACTGGACAACGGAGAAAGTGAAGAGAG AGGGGGTAAACGTCATTACGGATGCACTTGTGAAGAACGTCAGCTTCAAGGACGACAGAGTGGAAATCAAGCTGAAGGATGGGCGAATG GTGACGACTGATCACATCGTAGCTGCTGTTGGGCTGGAGCCCAGTGTGGAGCTTGCCAAATCGGCAGGTCTGGAGGTGGATGCGGACTTTGGAGGGTTCAGAGTCAACGCTGAACTGCAAGCTCGCTCCAATATTTGGGTG GCTGGTGACGCTGCCTGCTTCTATGACATCAGACTAGGCCGCCGGCGTGTGGAGCACCATGACCACGCGGTGGTTAGCGGCAGGCTCGCCGGAGAGAATATGACCGGGGCTAACAAACCCTACTGGCACCAGTCCATGTTCTG GAGTGACCTTGGCCCTGATGTGGGCTACGAAGCCATTGGGATTGTAGACAGCAGCCTCCCCACAGTCGGAGTATTTGCCAAAGCCACTGCTAAAGATACCCCCAGAGCTGCAACAGAGATATCAG GAACTGGAATTCGTTCTGAGAGCGAGACCGAAGCTGTCGCCAGCAGAGTGATGCCTATAAACCCGACTGTCCCGCTGGCTCCGCAGCAGGGAGATGACTACGGGAAGGGAGTGATCTTCTACCTGCGTGACAAGGTGGTGGTGGGAATAATCCTGTGGAACGTCTTCAACAGAATGCCCATCGCTAGGAAG ATCATAAAAGATGGAGAAGAGCATGCCGATCTGAATGAGGTCGCCAAGCTTTTCAACATTCACGAAGACTGA
- the aifm1 gene encoding apoptosis-inducing factor 1, mitochondrial isoform X9 has product MLKCKAVWQKLAPLARDSSTLCRQNMKRTVLKCGCRPTLVPRAQMSSKIPGGENMAYYILVGGTFLGAGYYAYKTLSGDKRRYEERITEMSSRSSPLSGEQPMTFLQPELKEAEPSEAPAAEDSAADPLGPEPVAAEPVAAEPVAAEPSATEPVAAEPLAAESPAAEAVAALPEIPAHAPYLLIGGGTASFAAARSIRARDPGARVLIVTEEPDLPYMRPPLSKELWFSDDPTATETLRFKQWNGKERSIYFQPPSFYVSPQDLPKVENGGVAVLTSKKVVHMDVRGNKVRLDDDTEISYDKCLIATGGIPRNMQVIERAGEEVRKKVTLFRRISDFKSLEKIAREVKSITIIGGGFLGSELACALGRKSNESGLEVVQMFPEKGNMGKVLPEYLSNWTTEKVKREGVNVITDALVKNVSFKDDRVEIKLKDGRMVTTDHIVAAVGLEPSVELAKSAGLEVDADFGGFRVNAELQARSNIWVAGDAACFYDIRLGRRRVEHHDHAVVSGRLAGENMTGANKPYWHQSMFWSDLGPDVGYEAIGIVDSSLPTVGVFAKATAKDTPRAATEISGTGIRSESETEAVASRVMPINPTVPLAPQQGDDYGKGVIFYLRDKVVVGIILWNVFNRMPIARKIIKDGEEHADLNEVAKLFNIHED; this is encoded by the exons ATGCTGAAGTGCAAAGCAGTGTGGCAAAAGTTGGCTCCGCTGGCCAGAGACTCGTCAACTTTATGTCGGCAAAATATGAAGAGAACAG TTTTGAAATGCGGGTGCAGGCCAACATTAGTTCCAAGGGCCCAGATGTCGTCAAAGATTCCTGGTGGAGAGAACATGGCATATTATATACTCGTGGGAGGAACTTTTCTTGGTGCGGGATACTAT GCATACAAAACACTTTCTGGAGATAAGAGAAGATATGAGGAGAGAATTACAGAAATGTCTTCAAGATCAAGTCCCCTGTCCGGAGAGCAGCCAATGACATTTCTACAGCCTGAACTTAAAG AAGCTGAACCTTCAGAAG CTCCGGCGGCAGAAGATTCGGCGGCGGACCCTCTGGGACCGGAACCTGTGGCAGCAGAACCTGTGGCAGCAGAACCTGTGGCGGCGGAACCCTCGGCAACGGAGCCTGTGGCGGCGGAACCTCTGGCAGCGGAATCGCCGGCCGCCGAAGCGGTCGCCGCCCTCCCCGAAATCCCTGCCCACGCTCCCTACCTGCTGATCGGGGGTGGCACCGCCTCCTTTGCTGCCGCCAGGTCCATTCGGGCCCGGGATCCCGGAGCCAGG GTGCTGATCGTTACTGAAGAGCCGGACCTGCCGTACATGCGACCTCCGCTCTCCAAGGAGCTCTGGTTCTCCGATGACCCCACCGCCACGGAAACCCTTCGATTCAAGCAGTGGAACGGCAAAGAGAGAAG TATCTATTTCCAGCCTCCCTCATTCTACGTCAGTCCTCAGGATTTGCCAAAGGTTGAAAATGGTGGTGTGGCTGTTCTCACCAGCAAAAAG GTGGTGCACATGGATGTGAGAGGAAACAAAGTGCGTCTGGACGACGACACTGAGATCTCCTACGACAAGTGCCTGATCGCCACAG gtGGAATACCACGAAACATGCAGGTCATTGAGAGGGCAGGGGAAGAAGTGAGAAAGAAGGTTACTCTGTTCCGGAGG ATAAGTGACTTCAAATCCTTGGAGAAAATTGCCAGGGAGGTCAAGTCGATCACCATCATTGGAGGAGGATTCCTTGGAAGTGAACTGGCTTGTGCTCTGGGCAGGAAAT CAAATGAATCTGGCTTGGAGGTCGTCCAGATGTTCCCAGAGAAGGGTAACATGGGCAAGGTCCTTCCAGAGTATCTGAGCAACTGGACAACGGAGAAAGTGAAGAGAG AGGGGGTAAACGTCATTACGGATGCACTTGTGAAGAACGTCAGCTTCAAGGACGACAGAGTGGAAATCAAGCTGAAGGATGGGCGAATG GTGACGACTGATCACATCGTAGCTGCTGTTGGGCTGGAGCCCAGTGTGGAGCTTGCCAAATCGGCAGGTCTGGAGGTGGATGCGGACTTTGGAGGGTTCAGAGTCAACGCTGAACTGCAAGCTCGCTCCAATATTTGGGTG GCTGGTGACGCTGCCTGCTTCTATGACATCAGACTAGGCCGCCGGCGTGTGGAGCACCATGACCACGCGGTGGTTAGCGGCAGGCTCGCCGGAGAGAATATGACCGGGGCTAACAAACCCTACTGGCACCAGTCCATGTTCTG GAGTGACCTTGGCCCTGATGTGGGCTACGAAGCCATTGGGATTGTAGACAGCAGCCTCCCCACAGTCGGAGTATTTGCCAAAGCCACTGCTAAAGATACCCCCAGAGCTGCAACAGAGATATCAG GAACTGGAATTCGTTCTGAGAGCGAGACCGAAGCTGTCGCCAGCAGAGTGATGCCTATAAACCCGACTGTCCCGCTGGCTCCGCAGCAGGGAGATGACTACGGGAAGGGAGTGATCTTCTACCTGCGTGACAAGGTGGTGGTGGGAATAATCCTGTGGAACGTCTTCAACAGAATGCCCATCGCTAGGAAG ATCATAAAAGATGGAGAAGAGCATGCCGATCTGAATGAGGTCGCCAAGCTTTTCAACATTCACGAAGACTGA
- the aifm1 gene encoding apoptosis-inducing factor 1, mitochondrial isoform X8 encodes MLKCKAVWQKLAPLARDSSTLCRQNMKRTVLKCGCRPTLVPRAQMSSKIPGGENMAYYILVGGTFLGAGYYAYKTLSGDKRRYEERITEMSSRSSPLSGEQPMTFLQPELKEEAEPSEAPAAEDSAADPLGPEPVAAEPVAAEPVAAEPSATEPVAAEPLAAESPAAEAVAALPEIPAHAPYLLIGGGTASFAAARSIRARDPGARVLIVTEEPDLPYMRPPLSKELWFSDDPTATETLRFKQWNGKERSIYFQPPSFYVSPQDLPKVENGGVAVLTSKKVVHMDVRGNKVRLDDDTEISYDKCLIATGGIPRNMQVIERAGEEVRKKVTLFRRISDFKSLEKIAREVKSITIIGGGFLGSELACALGRKSNESGLEVVQMFPEKGNMGKVLPEYLSNWTTEKVKREGVNVITDALVKNVSFKDDRVEIKLKDGRMVTTDHIVAAVGLEPSVELAKSAGLEVDADFGGFRVNAELQARSNIWVAGDAACFYDIRLGRRRVEHHDHAVVSGRLAGENMTGANKPYWHQSMFWSDLGPDVGYEAIGIVDSSLPTVGVFAKATAKDTPRAATEISGTGIRSESETEAVASRVMPINPTVPLAPQQGDDYGKGVIFYLRDKVVVGIILWNVFNRMPIARKIIKDGEEHADLNEVAKLFNIHED; translated from the exons ATGCTGAAGTGCAAAGCAGTGTGGCAAAAGTTGGCTCCGCTGGCCAGAGACTCGTCAACTTTATGTCGGCAAAATATGAAGAGAACAG TTTTGAAATGCGGGTGCAGGCCAACATTAGTTCCAAGGGCCCAGATGTCGTCAAAGATTCCTGGTGGAGAGAACATGGCATATTATATACTCGTGGGAGGAACTTTTCTTGGTGCGGGATACTAT GCATACAAAACACTTTCTGGAGATAAGAGAAGATATGAGGAGAGAATTACAGAAATGTCTTCAAGATCAAGTCCCCTGTCCGGAGAGCAGCCAATGACATTTCTACAGCCTGAACTTAAAG AAGAAGCTGAACCTTCAGAAG CTCCGGCGGCAGAAGATTCGGCGGCGGACCCTCTGGGACCGGAACCTGTGGCAGCAGAACCTGTGGCAGCAGAACCTGTGGCGGCGGAACCCTCGGCAACGGAGCCTGTGGCGGCGGAACCTCTGGCAGCGGAATCGCCGGCCGCCGAAGCGGTCGCCGCCCTCCCCGAAATCCCTGCCCACGCTCCCTACCTGCTGATCGGGGGTGGCACCGCCTCCTTTGCTGCCGCCAGGTCCATTCGGGCCCGGGATCCCGGAGCCAGG GTGCTGATCGTTACTGAAGAGCCGGACCTGCCGTACATGCGACCTCCGCTCTCCAAGGAGCTCTGGTTCTCCGATGACCCCACCGCCACGGAAACCCTTCGATTCAAGCAGTGGAACGGCAAAGAGAGAAG TATCTATTTCCAGCCTCCCTCATTCTACGTCAGTCCTCAGGATTTGCCAAAGGTTGAAAATGGTGGTGTGGCTGTTCTCACCAGCAAAAAG GTGGTGCACATGGATGTGAGAGGAAACAAAGTGCGTCTGGACGACGACACTGAGATCTCCTACGACAAGTGCCTGATCGCCACAG gtGGAATACCACGAAACATGCAGGTCATTGAGAGGGCAGGGGAAGAAGTGAGAAAGAAGGTTACTCTGTTCCGGAGG ATAAGTGACTTCAAATCCTTGGAGAAAATTGCCAGGGAGGTCAAGTCGATCACCATCATTGGAGGAGGATTCCTTGGAAGTGAACTGGCTTGTGCTCTGGGCAGGAAAT CAAATGAATCTGGCTTGGAGGTCGTCCAGATGTTCCCAGAGAAGGGTAACATGGGCAAGGTCCTTCCAGAGTATCTGAGCAACTGGACAACGGAGAAAGTGAAGAGAG AGGGGGTAAACGTCATTACGGATGCACTTGTGAAGAACGTCAGCTTCAAGGACGACAGAGTGGAAATCAAGCTGAAGGATGGGCGAATG GTGACGACTGATCACATCGTAGCTGCTGTTGGGCTGGAGCCCAGTGTGGAGCTTGCCAAATCGGCAGGTCTGGAGGTGGATGCGGACTTTGGAGGGTTCAGAGTCAACGCTGAACTGCAAGCTCGCTCCAATATTTGGGTG GCTGGTGACGCTGCCTGCTTCTATGACATCAGACTAGGCCGCCGGCGTGTGGAGCACCATGACCACGCGGTGGTTAGCGGCAGGCTCGCCGGAGAGAATATGACCGGGGCTAACAAACCCTACTGGCACCAGTCCATGTTCTG GAGTGACCTTGGCCCTGATGTGGGCTACGAAGCCATTGGGATTGTAGACAGCAGCCTCCCCACAGTCGGAGTATTTGCCAAAGCCACTGCTAAAGATACCCCCAGAGCTGCAACAGAGATATCAG GAACTGGAATTCGTTCTGAGAGCGAGACCGAAGCTGTCGCCAGCAGAGTGATGCCTATAAACCCGACTGTCCCGCTGGCTCCGCAGCAGGGAGATGACTACGGGAAGGGAGTGATCTTCTACCTGCGTGACAAGGTGGTGGTGGGAATAATCCTGTGGAACGTCTTCAACAGAATGCCCATCGCTAGGAAG ATCATAAAAGATGGAGAAGAGCATGCCGATCTGAATGAGGTCGCCAAGCTTTTCAACATTCACGAAGACTGA